Part of the Micromonospora inyonensis genome, GCCGCCATCCGGGACGCCGTCCGGCAGGTGCTGCTGCCACTCTGGAACGTCTGGTACTTCTTCTCGCTCTACGCCAACGCCGCCGGGTACACCGCGGAGCGGAAGACCGACGCCGCGCCCGCCGGTGACGCCGCCGGCAACCTGCTCGACCGGTACGTGCTGGCGAAGACGAACGAGCTGGTCGCCACCGTGCAGGCGCAGCTGGACGCGTACGACATCTCGGGGGCCTGCGTCACCGTGCGGTCGTACCTGGACGCGCTGACCAACTGGTACGTGCGGCGCTCGCGGGACCGGTTCTGGTCCGGTGACGCCGACGCCTTCGACACCCTGTGGACGGTGCTGGAGACGCTCTGCCGGGTGGTCGCGCCGCTGGCGCCGCTGACCGCGGAGGAGATCTGGCGCGGGCTGACCGGGGAACGGTCGGTGCACCTGACCGACTGGCCGTCGGCCGACGCGTTCCCGGCCGACCACGACCTGGTGGCCGCGATGGACGCCACCCGGGAGGTCTGCTCGGCGGCACTGTCGCTGCGCAAGGCCAAGGGGTTGCGGGTGCGGCTGCCGCTGGCGAAGCTCACCGTGGCCTCGCCGGCCGCGGCGGCGCTGCGGCCCTTCGCCGACCTGGTCGCCGACGAGGTCAACGTCAAGGCGGTGGAGTTCACCGACGCGGTGGCCAGCTACTGCCAGCAGGTGCTGACCGTGGTGCCCCGGGCGCTCGGTCCCCGGGTCGGCAAGCAGGTGCAGCAGGTGATCAAGGCGGTCAAGGCGGGCCAGTGGGAGCTGGTCGACGGCGCGCCGGTCGCGGCCGGGGTCACCCTCGCCGAGGGCGAGTACGAACTGCGCCTGGTCGCCGCCGACGCGGAGCACTCCGCGCCGCTGCCCGCCGGTGAGGGGGTGGTGGTGCTGGACACCACGGTCACCCCGGAACTGGCCGCCGAGGGACTGGCCCGGGACGTCGTCCGGGTGGTGCAGCAGGCCCGCCGGGACGCCGACCTGGACGTGTCGGACCGCGTCACGCTGGTGCTGTCCGCCTCGGACGAGGTCCGGGCGGCGGTGTCGGCGTACCGGGACTTCGTCGCCCGGGAGGTGCTGGCGCAGTCCGTCGACTTCGCCGACCCGGTCGACGGGTTCACCGGCGAGGTCGGCGAGGGCGAGCGGGTGACGGTCGCGGTCCGTCGGGTCTGACCGTCGTCGGTCCGCGAGGACCGGTGCGCTACTGGTCGGTAGCGCCACCGCATCGAGAAGGCCCCCCAGCGCAAAGCTGGGGGGCCTTCTCGGCGTTTCTGCTCAGTGCTGCTTGGCGAACCCGACGAACGCCTTCCAGGCCACCGGGTCGAAGTGGAGGGTGCCGCCCTCCCGATCCTTGGTGTCGCGCACCAGCACGACGTCCGGCATGTTGTCGGCGACCTCGACGCACGATCCGCCGTTCCCGCCGGACTTGCTTGACTTCCGCCACTGCGGGATCTTCAGGTCCATGACTTCGCCACTTCCTTGATCAGCTCGAAACTCTGCCGGCGGGGGAGCGCTTCGTTCCGCACGATCTCCCACGTCTTTGCCAGCTTAGCGACATCGCCGGGCGCATCGACGATCTGAGCGGTGAGCTGATTGTCGGCATGCGCCACCCGGGCCCCGTCGGGCAGCTCGGCGATGATGAACTGACCAGCCAGCCCGAGGTACATGCCAGCATCCGCCGGCACGACGTGCACCTGGATGTGCTCCTCGGCGGCGAGGGTGGCCAGGTGGTCGCACTGCTCGGCCATCAGCCCCGGCTGATCCAGCACTGGCCGGCGCAGCACCGCTTCATCAAGCACCGCGATGAGCTGTGGCGGTTGCTTTCTCGACAGGATGGCCTGCCGCTCCAACCTGGATGCCACGATCTGTTCGACCTCGTCTGCGCCGAACCGGCCGCCGACCAGCGTTGCGCGGGCGTATCGCTCGGTCTGAAGCAGCCCGGGGATGTAGGCCAGCTCGAACCACCGCAGCGTGGTGGCCTCGCGCTCGAACTCGATCCACTCGCGCAGCCAGGTCGGCGTCGAGTCGAGTTGCGCCAGCTCGCGCAGCATCCGACCGAAGCGCTCGCCAGTCTCGTACGCCTCGTCGACAGCCTTCATGTACTCCTTGGTGGGGGGTCGCCCACCCGTCTCCACCGAGCTGACGTGCGACCCCGAGTACCCGATGGTCCTACCGAAGTCGTCTTGGCTGAGCCCGAGGGAAGCGCGGAAAAGGCGCAACTCACTGAGCACGTATTTGGTGGCGCTTCCCATCGATTCCCCACTTTCCGCTCAATCCTGCTGGTGTGTTTCCCACACCCGCTCGACCAGCCGTCAAGGCTGCGCAGATGGCTTGAGCACGTATCGGCGTCGGTTTGTCCTCAGCGGACTGTCACTCATGCGGACCTGCTCCTCGCTGAGGGTAGCCGGGGCGGGTCTTGCCGGGGGGTCGCCCGGCTCCCCCTCTACAGGCAAGGCGGCCCCCTTTCCACATTCGAGGAGGACAACGTG contains:
- a CDS encoding DUF397 domain-containing protein, whose product is MDLKIPQWRKSSKSGGNGGSCVEVADNMPDVVLVRDTKDREGGTLHFDPVAWKAFVGFAKQH
- a CDS encoding helix-turn-helix domain-containing protein translates to MGSATKYVLSELRLFRASLGLSQDDFGRTIGYSGSHVSSVETGGRPPTKEYMKAVDEAYETGERFGRMLRELAQLDSTPTWLREWIEFEREATTLRWFELAYIPGLLQTERYARATLVGGRFGADEVEQIVASRLERQAILSRKQPPQLIAVLDEAVLRRPVLDQPGLMAEQCDHLATLAAEEHIQVHVVPADAGMYLGLAGQFIIAELPDGARVAHADNQLTAQIVDAPGDVAKLAKTWEIVRNEALPRRQSFELIKEVAKSWT